From Streptomyces yatensis, one genomic window encodes:
- a CDS encoding SMP-30/gluconolactonase/LRE family protein, protein MPRIRPRTRTDVAAEPLPYPRVLAPEAHGPEHVAVDTDGRILTGTADGAIRRLTLAPDHELIRSEVLAHTGGRPLGLVPCPDGDLLVCDARRGLLRVGPDDGSVRVVADTVAGKPLRFCSNVATAADGTVYFTVSSRRHGLEDWLGDIVENTATGQLLRLRPGGRPEVVLDGLRFANGVALAADESYVAVAESGAYRISRLWLTGRRAGTRDLLIRDLPGFPDNLTRGPDGVLWVALAAPRQPAVELLHRAPAPLRRAAVPVVSRLRPSPRPTVRALAIGPDGRVVRHLVRRRAPYRMATSACVLGGLLILGSLLERGIAVCALPPRDATAPAHPQPAG, encoded by the coding sequence ATGCCGCGCATACGCCCCCGTACCCGCACGGACGTGGCGGCCGAACCGCTGCCGTATCCGCGGGTGCTGGCGCCGGAGGCGCACGGGCCCGAACATGTCGCCGTCGACACGGACGGCCGGATCCTGACCGGGACCGCGGACGGGGCCATCCGGCGGCTGACGCTGGCCCCGGACCATGAACTCATCCGCTCCGAGGTGCTCGCGCACACCGGCGGCCGGCCACTGGGCCTTGTCCCCTGCCCCGACGGCGACCTGCTGGTGTGCGACGCGCGGCGCGGACTGCTGCGGGTCGGGCCGGACGACGGATCCGTACGGGTGGTCGCCGACACGGTGGCCGGGAAGCCGCTGCGGTTCTGCAGCAATGTCGCCACCGCGGCGGACGGCACGGTCTACTTCACCGTGTCCAGCCGCCGCCACGGCCTGGAGGACTGGCTCGGCGACATCGTCGAGAACACCGCCACCGGGCAGCTGCTCCGGCTGCGGCCGGGCGGCCGGCCTGAGGTGGTGCTGGACGGGCTGCGGTTCGCCAACGGGGTCGCGCTCGCCGCCGACGAGTCATATGTCGCCGTGGCCGAGAGCGGCGCCTACCGGATCAGCCGGCTGTGGCTGACCGGCCGCCGGGCGGGGACACGGGACCTTCTCATCCGCGATCTGCCGGGCTTCCCGGACAATCTCACGCGTGGCCCCGACGGCGTCCTCTGGGTGGCCCTCGCCGCGCCGCGGCAGCCCGCCGTGGAACTGCTGCACCGCGCTCCCGCCCCGCTCAGGAGGGCGGCGGTGCCCGTCGTCAGCAGGCTCCGGCCCAGCCCGCGGCCCACGGTGCGGGCCCTGGCGATCGGGCCCGACGGCCGGGTCGTCCGCCATCTGGTGCGGCGCCGGGCCCCGTACCGGATGGCCACGAGCGCGTGTGTGCTCGGTGGCCTCCTCATCCTGGGCAGCCTTCTCGAACGGGGCATCGCGGTGTGCGCGCTGCCGCCCCGGGACGCCACCGCACCGGCTCATCCCCAGCCGGCGGGATAG
- a CDS encoding diguanylate cyclase, with the protein MTLSRMPVARAWRRWRRPRDLEVPHHAVDVEDANRRFLMYGVMPLWFVPAVADWIMHRRTRIEETSGTKESAIHALMMTEAGIPVAMGLLARVNPLVLSVMGGAAVAHGATALWDVSLATGEREVRPVEQHIHSFLEVLPLSAMAFTSCLHWDQVRAALRGGDRPEDWKLLPKDNPLPARYLAAIGLGIGAFVALPYAEEMTRCLRAARARKAV; encoded by the coding sequence ATGACTCTTTCCCGTATGCCGGTGGCCCGTGCGTGGCGGCGGTGGCGGCGGCCACGCGATCTGGAGGTGCCGCACCACGCCGTGGACGTCGAGGACGCCAATCGGCGGTTCCTGATGTACGGGGTGATGCCGCTGTGGTTCGTCCCGGCGGTGGCGGACTGGATCATGCACCGGCGGACCAGGATCGAGGAGACCTCGGGCACCAAGGAGTCGGCGATCCACGCCCTGATGATGACGGAGGCGGGCATCCCCGTCGCGATGGGGCTGCTGGCCCGGGTCAATCCGCTGGTGCTGTCGGTGATGGGAGGAGCGGCCGTCGCCCACGGCGCCACCGCGCTGTGGGATGTCAGCCTGGCCACCGGGGAGCGCGAGGTGCGCCCGGTGGAACAGCACATCCACAGCTTCCTGGAAGTCCTGCCGCTGTCGGCGATGGCGTTCACCTCCTGTCTGCACTGGGACCAGGTCCGTGCCGCGCTGCGCGGCGGGGACCGGCCCGAGGACTGGAAGCTGCTGCCCAAGGACAACCCGCTGCCCGCCCGCTATCTGGCGGCCATCGGCCTCGGCATCGGCGCCTTCGTGGCGCTGCCCTACGCCGAGGAGATGACGCGGTGCCTCAGGGCCGCCCGGGCCCGTAAGGCGGTGTGA
- a CDS encoding glycoside hydrolase family 2 TIM barrel-domain containing protein, giving the protein MAVTRRSILIAGTAAPMAGTLVTAIPAQGATASRALGGRTIPLTDGWRFALVNPGGITDPTGAYETAHDPAYDDSAWREVAVPHDWSIELSPTTDHGTSGGTGFLPGGLGWYRTAFTLPRTLAGKRISVEFDGVYMDSSVYCNGRLLGEHPYGYTGFALDLTEVAHTDGTTPNVLAVTVRNRLPSSRWYSGSGIYRHARLVVTDPVHVARWGTQITTPGLATALRSGHATVRARTLVVNASDGRKPVTVVSTVKDPDGRTVAQARSTVTVGAGDTGTATQELGIDRPRLWSFDTPERYVLETELRVGQDTTDRYRTPFGLRHVTLDPDRGFSLNGEYAKLRGVDLHHDLGALGAAVSTDAVLRQLTIMKSMGVNALRTSHNPPSPELIEVCERLGIVMLVEAFDCWRTGKNTYDYGRFFDEHCDADITEMVRAARNSPAVVMWSIGNEIPDSTSAAGLGMAQRLIDAVRAADDTRPVVIGSDKYRGLPAEGSPADLMLAKLDGLGLNYNTAASVDALHARYPRLFLFESESSSETSTRGAYQEPEHLNTGENHTPGRRETSSYDNNLASWTMSGEYGLKKDRDRRFFAGQFLWSGIDYIGEPTPYDVFPVKASFFGAVDTAGFPKDMYYLFKSQWTDEPMVHLVPMDWTGHQPGETVEVWAYSNVAAVELFLGGRSLGVREFDAKKTTDGRAYLETTEPTGDDKTVTSGPYPGSYTSPGGSAGKLHLTWQVPFAPGELKAVARRGGRIVATDVLRTAGRPHTVRLTPDRESVDADGRSLCFVTAEVVDAHGVVVPDADHLIAFKVTGGSLAGVDNGRQESAERYQASSRTAFHGKALAIVRSGTKAGPLTITARAAGLRTATATVRATGGTSRPVTRPAPFAPDPGPGAPDGPHADASYSGAPTTLPAAMLDGDPATGWSNAFHKPATALLPAFDGARKADWVSVTWSGRRRLRRVEVSFTVDATHTLPASIEVSAWNGHAYVPVRGASVDWATASGTPTVITFDPVRTSRLRLDLTSRHPGAADGAQRIVAFEAR; this is encoded by the coding sequence ATGGCGGTCACGCGCAGATCGATTTTGATCGCAGGCACCGCCGCCCCGATGGCCGGGACACTTGTCACGGCCATTCCCGCTCAGGGCGCCACCGCGTCCCGCGCCCTGGGGGGACGGACGATCCCGCTCACGGACGGCTGGCGCTTCGCCCTCGTCAACCCCGGTGGGATCACCGACCCGACCGGCGCGTACGAGACCGCCCATGACCCGGCGTACGACGACTCGGCCTGGCGCGAGGTCGCCGTCCCGCACGACTGGAGCATCGAGCTCTCCCCCACCACCGACCACGGCACCAGCGGCGGCACCGGATTCCTGCCCGGCGGGCTCGGCTGGTACCGCACCGCCTTCACCCTGCCGCGCACCCTCGCGGGCAAGCGGATCTCCGTCGAATTCGACGGCGTCTACATGGACTCGTCCGTCTACTGCAACGGACGGCTCCTCGGTGAACACCCCTACGGATACACCGGCTTCGCCCTCGATCTCACCGAGGTGGCCCACACCGACGGCACCACCCCCAACGTTCTCGCCGTCACGGTGCGCAACCGGCTCCCCAGCAGCCGCTGGTACTCGGGCAGCGGTATCTACCGCCACGCCCGGCTCGTCGTCACCGATCCGGTCCATGTGGCCCGGTGGGGCACGCAGATCACCACCCCCGGCCTGGCCACCGCCCTGCGCTCCGGACATGCCACGGTGCGGGCGCGGACCCTCGTCGTCAACGCGTCGGACGGCCGGAAGCCGGTGACCGTGGTCTCCACCGTCAAGGACCCCGACGGGCGCACGGTGGCCCAGGCGCGTTCCACCGTCACCGTCGGGGCTGGTGACACCGGCACCGCCACCCAGGAGCTCGGGATCGACCGGCCGCGGCTGTGGTCGTTCGACACTCCGGAGCGCTATGTCCTGGAGACCGAACTGCGGGTCGGCCAGGACACCACCGACCGGTACCGCACCCCCTTCGGGCTCCGCCATGTCACCCTCGACCCCGACCGCGGATTCTCGCTGAACGGCGAGTACGCCAAGCTCCGGGGCGTCGATCTCCACCACGACCTGGGCGCGCTCGGCGCCGCCGTCAGCACCGACGCCGTGCTGCGCCAGCTGACCATCATGAAGAGCATGGGCGTCAACGCCCTGCGCACCTCGCACAATCCGCCCTCACCGGAGCTGATCGAGGTCTGCGAGCGGCTCGGCATCGTGATGCTGGTGGAGGCGTTCGACTGCTGGCGCACCGGCAAGAACACCTACGACTACGGGCGCTTCTTCGACGAGCACTGCGACGCGGACATCACCGAGATGGTGCGCGCCGCCCGCAACTCCCCCGCCGTCGTCATGTGGTCCATCGGCAACGAGATCCCCGACTCCACCAGCGCCGCGGGGCTGGGCATGGCCCAGCGGCTCATCGACGCCGTCCGCGCCGCCGATGACACCAGACCCGTCGTCATCGGCTCGGACAAGTACCGCGGTCTGCCCGCCGAGGGCTCCCCCGCCGATCTGATGCTCGCCAAGCTGGACGGGCTCGGCCTCAACTACAACACCGCCGCCTCGGTGGACGCCCTGCACGCCCGCTATCCGCGGCTGTTCCTCTTCGAGTCCGAGTCCTCCTCGGAGACCTCCACCCGCGGGGCCTATCAGGAGCCCGAGCACCTCAACACGGGCGAGAACCACACCCCCGGCAGGCGCGAGACCTCCAGTTACGACAACAACCTCGCCTCCTGGACGATGAGCGGCGAATACGGGCTGAAGAAGGACCGGGACCGGAGGTTCTTCGCCGGGCAGTTCCTGTGGTCGGGCATCGACTACATCGGCGAGCCCACGCCGTACGACGTCTTCCCGGTGAAGGCGTCGTTCTTCGGCGCGGTGGACACCGCGGGCTTCCCCAAGGACATGTACTACCTCTTCAAGAGCCAGTGGACCGACGAACCGATGGTCCATCTGGTCCCCATGGACTGGACCGGCCACCAGCCGGGCGAGACCGTGGAGGTGTGGGCCTACTCCAACGTCGCCGCCGTGGAGCTGTTCCTCGGCGGCCGGTCGCTGGGGGTCCGCGAGTTCGACGCCAAGAAGACCACCGACGGCCGCGCCTACCTGGAGACCACCGAGCCCACCGGCGACGACAAGACCGTCACCTCCGGCCCCTACCCCGGCAGCTACACCAGTCCGGGCGGCAGCGCCGGAAAGCTCCACCTCACCTGGCAGGTGCCGTTCGCACCGGGTGAGCTGAAGGCCGTGGCCCGGCGCGGCGGCCGGATCGTGGCCACCGATGTGCTGCGCACGGCGGGACGCCCGCACACCGTGCGGCTCACCCCCGACCGCGAGAGCGTCGACGCCGACGGCCGCTCACTGTGCTTCGTGACCGCCGAAGTCGTGGACGCCCACGGTGTGGTGGTGCCCGACGCGGACCATCTGATCGCCTTCAAGGTCACCGGGGGCTCCCTGGCCGGGGTCGACAACGGCCGCCAGGAAAGCGCCGAGCGCTACCAGGCGAGCAGCCGCACCGCCTTCCACGGCAAGGCCCTGGCCATCGTCCGCTCCGGCACCAAGGCCGGGCCGCTGACCATCACGGCCCGCGCGGCGGGACTGCGCACCGCGACCGCCACCGTCCGCGCCACCGGCGGGACATCGCGGCCGGTCACCCGCCCGGCCCCCTTCGCACCCGACCCCGGCCCCGGCGCCCCGGACGGTCCACACGCCGACGCGAGCTATTCGGGCGCGCCGACGACCCTGCCCGCGGCCATGCTGGACGGCGATCCGGCCACCGGCTGGTCCAACGCCTTCCACAAGCCCGCCACCGCGCTGCTGCCCGCCTTCGACGGCGCCCGGAAGGCCGACTGGGTCTCGGTGACCTGGAGCGGGAGACGGCGGCTGCGCCGCGTCGAGGTGTCCTTCACCGTCGACGCCACGCACACCCTGCCCGCCTCGATCGAGGTCTCCGCGTGGAACGGCCACGCCTACGTACCGGTGCGCGGCGCGTCCGTCGACTGGGCCACCGCCTCCGGCACTCCGACCGTCATCACCTTCGACCCGGTCCGCACCTCCCGGCTCCGGCTGGACCTCACCAGCCGTCATCCGGGCGCGGCCGACGGCGCCCAGCGCATCGTCGCCTTCGAGGCACGGTGA
- a CDS encoding HAD family hydrolase, with protein sequence MSSERTPDQDARGRRAALFDVDGTLVDTNYLHTVTWWEAMRQAGHTVGMREIHHTIGMSSDKLMDRLLPEDRDRSQDERISTAHKTLYAEYFPRLPALDGAADLLRTLAERGWYLVLASSASQDELASMRAAIGADEAIGTALSSDDVEEGKPAPDPVEQALERAGVPARDAVFVGDTVWDVVACVKAGVRCIALQSGGIPPELLRDAGADEIYRNPADLLHHLDSSALGR encoded by the coding sequence ATGAGCAGCGAACGCACCCCGGACCAGGACGCCCGTGGCCGCCGGGCCGCACTGTTCGACGTGGACGGCACACTCGTGGACACCAACTACCTGCACACCGTCACCTGGTGGGAGGCGATGCGGCAGGCGGGGCACACGGTGGGGATGCGGGAGATCCACCACACCATCGGCATGAGCTCCGACAAGCTCATGGACCGTCTGCTGCCCGAGGACCGGGACCGGTCGCAGGACGAACGGATCAGCACCGCCCACAAGACCCTGTACGCGGAGTACTTCCCCCGGCTGCCCGCTCTCGACGGCGCCGCGGATCTGCTGCGCACCCTGGCGGAGCGCGGCTGGTACCTGGTGCTGGCCAGTTCCGCCTCTCAGGACGAACTGGCCTCGATGCGCGCCGCGATCGGCGCCGACGAGGCCATCGGCACCGCGCTCAGCTCGGACGACGTCGAGGAGGGCAAGCCCGCGCCGGATCCGGTCGAGCAGGCTCTGGAGCGCGCCGGGGTGCCGGCCCGGGACGCCGTCTTCGTCGGTGACACCGTGTGGGACGTCGTGGCGTGCGTGAAGGCCGGGGTGCGGTGTATCGCGCTGCAGTCCGGTGGCATCCCCCCGGAGTTGCTGAGGGACGCCGGTGCGGACGAGATCTACCGAAATCCCGCGGACCTGCTCCACCACCTCGACAGCAGCGCGCTGGGACGCTGA
- a CDS encoding cation diffusion facilitator family transporter — protein MSRSSTPPSDQHGTPRPPHTPDPPEPSRAPEPSRAPEPSRAPETPDVPETLDTLDSRPEPDGPETQGGKDARTAVTVFVALGANLVIALAKAIGGVFAGSPALLSEAAHSVADSLNEVFLLASLKRSKRAPDEQHPFGYGKERYFWALLAAVGIFVMGGCFSFFQGAEALSAGSSEDHSGYLVGLGVLGLALIAEGSSLVRALFQVRGHAREAGRGMAAELRRGDDPTLRTVLAEDSTACLGVVFALLGMWLHMVTGEVVYEATASFLIGALLVYVAYRLARESRGQLIGEAIDPVQRRELRRFLEGQPEIDTVTSLLTMRLGNDSTLVAARVDLFPGLDSEEVEEVLVRVKTAMAEIWPHADQIFLDVTDASARDRAKAREDRQALDETVAAVEREDRGA, from the coding sequence ATGAGCCGTTCCTCGACACCTCCCTCCGACCAGCACGGGACACCGCGCCCGCCGCATACACCGGACCCACCGGAGCCTTCACGCGCACCGGAGCCCTCGCGTGCACCGGAGCCCTCGCGCGCACCGGAGACGCCGGACGTACCGGAGACGTTGGACACACTGGACAGCCGGCCTGAGCCGGACGGGCCCGAGACCCAGGGGGGCAAGGACGCCCGGACCGCCGTCACCGTCTTCGTCGCGCTCGGCGCCAATCTGGTCATCGCGCTGGCCAAGGCCATCGGCGGCGTCTTCGCCGGTTCCCCCGCGCTGCTGTCCGAGGCGGCCCACTCGGTCGCGGACAGCCTCAACGAGGTGTTTCTGCTCGCCTCCCTCAAGCGCAGCAAGCGGGCGCCCGACGAGCAGCACCCCTTCGGCTACGGCAAGGAGCGCTACTTCTGGGCGCTGCTCGCCGCCGTCGGGATCTTCGTCATGGGCGGCTGCTTCTCCTTCTTCCAGGGCGCCGAGGCGCTGAGCGCGGGCAGTTCCGAGGACCACAGCGGCTATCTGGTCGGCCTCGGGGTGCTGGGCCTGGCGCTCATCGCCGAGGGCTCCTCGCTGGTCCGGGCGCTGTTCCAGGTCCGCGGGCACGCCCGGGAGGCGGGCCGTGGCATGGCGGCCGAACTGCGCAGGGGTGATGACCCCACGCTGCGCACCGTTCTCGCCGAGGACTCCACGGCCTGTCTCGGTGTGGTGTTCGCCCTGCTCGGCATGTGGCTGCACATGGTCACCGGCGAGGTGGTCTACGAGGCCACGGCCTCCTTCCTGATCGGGGCGCTGCTGGTCTATGTGGCCTACCGGCTGGCCAGGGAGTCGCGCGGGCAGCTCATCGGCGAGGCGATCGATCCGGTCCAGCGCCGGGAGCTCCGCCGGTTCCTCGAGGGGCAGCCGGAGATCGACACCGTGACCAGTCTGCTGACGATGCGTCTGGGCAACGATTCCACGCTGGTGGCGGCCCGGGTCGATCTCTTCCCCGGTCTCGACAGCGAGGAGGTCGAGGAGGTCCTGGTCCGCGTCAAGACGGCGATGGCGGAGATCTGGCCGCACGCCGACCAGATCTTTCTCGATGTCACCGACGCCTCGGCCAGGGACCGGGCGAAGGCGCGCGAGGACCGCCAGGCGCTCGACGAGACGGTGGCGGCCGTGGAACGGGAGGACCGCGGGGCGTGA
- a CDS encoding amino acid transporter has protein sequence MAGGPFAVRREYPVVSSTSGDGASNGGARHRLRAWLLEGLTDIAKRQPGPHAEPESAHHGRPWWRVMCLTGLDYFSTLGYQPGIAALAAGLLSPLATVVLVVVTLVGALPVYRRVAEESPHGQGSIAMLERLLTFWKGKLFVLTLLGFAATDFLITITLSAADATAHLVENPHLTSTLHGHEVAITLILVGLLGAVFLKGFTEAIGIAVVLVAAYLLLNAVVVAVGLWHVGTAPHVIPDWSRALVAERGSPLVMIGVALVIFPKLALGLSGFETGVAVMPHIEGKPGDTPERPAGRIQGARKLLTTAAVIMSIFLITSSFITTLLIPQREFEPGGGANGRALAYLAHEYLGSAFGSVYDASTIAILWFAGASAMAGLLNLMPRYLPRYGMAPHWARAVRPMVLVFIAVAFLVTWIFRADVDAQGGAYATGVLVLITSAAIAVTIAARRARQRGWTLGFGVIAVIFLYTTGVNVVERPDGVKIGACFIAGILAVSLLSRVARAFELRVTSVTFDPLAERFMRDTAHRRIRFIANKPERRDLAEYREKQHQIREDNDIPPEDDIIFVEVTVADPSEFESELQVCGEVVHGRYRVMTMQSATIPNALAAMLLWVRDATGQRPHIYFEWTEGHPLAHFLRFFLFGQGEVAPVTREVLREAEPDRGRRPHVHVG, from the coding sequence ATGGCCGGGGGCCCTTTCGCTGTACGACGGGAGTACCCCGTGGTCTCCTCCACCTCTGGCGACGGCGCCTCCAACGGCGGGGCACGGCACCGGCTGCGCGCATGGCTGCTGGAGGGCCTGACCGACATCGCCAAGCGCCAGCCCGGCCCGCATGCCGAGCCGGAAAGCGCACACCACGGCCGGCCGTGGTGGCGGGTCATGTGCCTGACCGGTCTGGACTACTTCTCCACCCTCGGTTACCAGCCCGGTATCGCCGCCCTGGCGGCCGGGCTGCTCTCCCCGCTGGCCACCGTGGTGCTGGTGGTGGTGACCCTGGTGGGCGCGCTGCCGGTGTACCGCAGAGTGGCCGAGGAGAGCCCGCACGGCCAGGGCTCGATCGCGATGCTGGAGCGGCTGCTGACCTTCTGGAAGGGCAAGCTGTTCGTCCTCACCCTGCTGGGCTTCGCGGCCACCGACTTCCTCATCACCATCACCCTTTCCGCCGCCGACGCCACCGCCCACCTGGTGGAGAATCCGCATCTCACCTCGACCCTGCACGGTCATGAGGTGGCCATCACCCTGATCCTGGTGGGACTGCTCGGCGCGGTGTTCCTCAAGGGGTTCACCGAGGCCATCGGGATCGCGGTGGTGCTGGTCGCGGCCTATCTGCTGCTCAACGCCGTCGTGGTGGCGGTCGGGCTGTGGCATGTCGGCACCGCGCCGCATGTGATCCCCGACTGGTCCCGGGCGCTGGTCGCCGAGCGCGGCAGTCCGCTCGTGATGATCGGTGTGGCGCTGGTGATCTTCCCGAAGCTGGCCCTGGGCCTGTCCGGGTTCGAGACGGGCGTGGCCGTCATGCCGCATATCGAGGGCAAGCCGGGCGACACCCCGGAGCGCCCCGCCGGACGTATCCAGGGCGCCAGGAAGCTGCTGACCACGGCCGCGGTGATCATGAGCATCTTCCTCATCACGTCCAGCTTCATCACGACCCTGCTGATCCCGCAGCGGGAGTTCGAACCCGGCGGCGGGGCCAACGGGCGCGCCCTGGCCTATCTCGCCCATGAGTACCTGGGCTCGGCCTTCGGCAGCGTCTATGACGCCTCCACCATCGCCATCCTCTGGTTCGCCGGCGCCTCGGCCATGGCCGGACTGCTCAACCTGATGCCCCGCTATCTGCCGCGCTACGGCATGGCGCCCCACTGGGCGCGCGCGGTGCGCCCGATGGTGCTGGTGTTCATCGCCGTCGCGTTCCTGGTGACCTGGATCTTCAGGGCGGATGTGGACGCCCAGGGCGGGGCCTACGCCACCGGTGTGCTCGTGCTCATCACCTCCGCCGCCATCGCCGTCACCATCGCCGCCCGGCGCGCCCGGCAGCGCGGCTGGACCCTCGGCTTCGGCGTCATCGCGGTGATCTTCCTGTACACCACCGGGGTCAACGTCGTCGAACGGCCCGACGGCGTCAAGATCGGCGCCTGCTTCATCGCGGGCATCCTGGCCGTATCGCTGCTGTCCCGGGTCGCCAGGGCGTTCGAGCTACGGGTCACCAGCGTGACGTTCGACCCCCTGGCCGAGCGGTTCATGCGCGACACCGCCCACCGCAGGATCCGCTTCATCGCCAATAAGCCGGAACGCCGCGACCTGGCCGAATACCGGGAGAAGCAGCACCAGATCCGGGAGGACAACGACATCCCGCCCGAGGACGACATCATCTTCGTCGAGGTCACCGTCGCCGACCCGTCCGAGTTCGAAAGCGAGCTGCAGGTGTGCGGAGAGGTGGTGCACGGCCGCTACCGCGTGATGACCATGCAGAGCGCCACCATCCCCAACGCGCTGGCCGCAATGCTGCTGTGGGTGCGGGACGCCACCGGGCAGCGCCCGCACATCTACTTCGAGTGGACGGAGGGCCATCCGCTGGCCCACTTCCTGCGCTTCTTCCTCTTCGGCCAGGGAGAGGTCGCCCCCGTCACCCGTGAGGTCCTCCGCGAAGCCGAACCCGACCGCGGCCGCCGCCCCCACGTCCACGTCGGCTGA
- a CDS encoding radical SAM protein, translating into MASQRRTELVEGLMASFPQVPREAVIKEDLLRGGMAFDESALSGNEDGDVKPKSYFIFSFDHRTLPELGAAALNRPPEEVVLTGGPYELRRTVVSVRVNPASPYVVRAGEDGALGLYLDGARIADVGLPPMPDYYRHTLSNGKSVMEVAPTIQWGYLVYLTVFRVCQYFGAKEECQYCDINHNWRQHKAAGRPYTGVKPVEEVLEALEIIDRHDTARTSQAYTLTGGAITSHIGGRDEADFYGQYAKAIEERFPGRWIGKVVAQALPKDDVRRFHDYGVRIYHPNFEVWDRRLFELYCPGKERYIGRDEWHRRILDSTEVFGARNVIPNFVAGVEMAEPFGFSSVGEAIDSTAEGLRFFMSHGVVPRFTTWCPEPTTPLGKANPQGAPLEYHIRLLETYRATLEDFGLASPPGYGPPGPGRAVFSVSSFMDSLPAAEPEQEPVAP; encoded by the coding sequence ATGGCGAGCCAGAGACGAACCGAGCTGGTCGAGGGCCTGATGGCGAGCTTCCCCCAGGTGCCCCGGGAAGCCGTGATCAAGGAGGACCTGCTGCGCGGCGGCATGGCCTTCGACGAGTCCGCGCTCAGCGGCAACGAGGACGGCGACGTCAAGCCGAAGTCGTATTTCATCTTCTCGTTCGACCACCGCACCCTGCCCGAGCTGGGCGCCGCGGCCCTCAACCGGCCGCCCGAGGAGGTCGTGCTCACCGGCGGGCCGTACGAGCTGCGCCGCACCGTGGTGTCCGTCCGCGTCAACCCCGCGTCGCCGTATGTGGTCCGGGCCGGGGAGGACGGTGCGCTGGGCCTGTATCTGGACGGTGCGCGCATCGCCGATGTGGGGCTGCCCCCGATGCCGGACTACTACCGCCACACCCTGTCGAACGGCAAGTCGGTGATGGAGGTCGCGCCCACCATCCAGTGGGGCTATCTGGTCTATCTGACGGTCTTCCGGGTGTGCCAGTACTTCGGCGCCAAGGAGGAGTGCCAGTACTGCGACATCAACCACAACTGGCGTCAGCACAAGGCGGCGGGCCGCCCGTACACCGGGGTGAAGCCGGTCGAGGAGGTGCTGGAGGCGCTGGAGATCATCGACCGCCATGACACCGCCCGCACCTCCCAGGCGTACACGCTCACCGGCGGCGCGATCACCTCGCATATCGGCGGCCGGGACGAGGCCGACTTCTACGGCCAGTACGCGAAGGCCATCGAGGAGCGCTTCCCGGGCCGGTGGATCGGCAAGGTGGTGGCGCAGGCGCTGCCCAAGGACGACGTCCGGCGGTTCCACGACTACGGGGTGCGGATCTACCACCCCAACTTCGAGGTGTGGGACCGGCGGCTGTTCGAGCTGTACTGCCCGGGCAAGGAGCGCTACATCGGGCGTGACGAGTGGCACCGCCGGATCCTGGACTCGACCGAGGTGTTCGGCGCCCGGAATGTGATTCCCAACTTCGTCGCGGGTGTGGAGATGGCCGAGCCGTTCGGCTTCTCCTCCGTGGGCGAGGCGATCGACTCCACCGCCGAGGGGCTGCGGTTCTTCATGTCGCACGGTGTCGTGCCCCGGTTCACCACATGGTGTCCCGAGCCGACGACACCGCTGGGCAAGGCCAATCCGCAGGGCGCCCCGCTGGAGTACCACATCCGGCTGCTGGAGACCTACCGCGCGACGCTCGAGGACTTCGGGCTGGCCTCGCCGCCCGGATACGGCCCGCCGGGGCCGGGGCGGGCGGTGTTCTCGGTGAGCTCGTTCATGGACAGCCTGCCCGCCGCGGAGCCGGAGCAGGAGCCGGTAGCGCCCTGA